One Sparus aurata chromosome 5, fSpaAur1.1, whole genome shotgun sequence genomic window carries:
- the LOC115581050 gene encoding uncharacterized protein LOC115581050, producing the protein MQPIVYPHRSAPPKDKRTQYAFGIVTLFPSLKDPYSKKGYEHFCDADSNEGYIAWKLKNTQRELSDGSNSGVRRRSSQPSDSSGPELEREVTKEQQLEGDQCCEAISLLKHSTDKEQIFLKMRATFQHRQKLIHDPQRCSTVLTVFPRFLETKGLVLQDFELLFGAETSPKFLEKWGTLLKAKVIEQAKNLSKTPQLDYLIQSADKNPDEDDEVPGWDSNMASILLLVYLLPPSLKKGAVKISIWEAVNHVVKFHKAGFC; encoded by the exons ATGCAACCTATTGTTTACCCCCACAGAAGTGCTCCGCCAAAGGACAAAAGAACACAATATGCATTTGGGATTGTGACACTGTTCCCTTCTCTAAAAGATCCCTATTCGAAAAAGGGCTAT GAGCATTTCTGTGATGCAGATAGCAACGAGGGCTACATTGCCTGGAagcttaaaaacacacagcgagAACTCAGCGATGGCAGTAACAGTGGAGTTCGGAGAAGGAGCTCTCAACCCTCAGACAGCAGTGGACCAGAGTTGGAGAGGGAAGTGACTAAAGAGCAACAGCTGGAGGGAGACCAGTGCTGCGAGGCCATATCTCTACTGAAACACAGCACAGACAAAGAACAGATCTTCCTGAAAATGAGAGCAACCTTCCAGCACAGACAAAAGTTAATCCATGATCCTCAGCGATGCAGCACAGTGCTTACAGTTTTCCCAAGGTTCCTTGAGACAAAAGGCCTT GTTCTACAAGACTTTGAGCTGTTGTTTGGAGCAGAGACTTCACCAAAATTCTTGGAGAAGTGGGGAACACTCCTGAAGGCGAAAGTAATTGAGCAAGCCAAAAACCTGAGTAAGACACCCCAGCTTGACTATCTCATTCAGTCTGCAGACAAGAACCCTGATGAGGATGACGAGGTCCCAG GTTGGGATAGTAACATGGCCTCAATCCTCCTGCTGGTCTACCTCCTGCCACCAAGTCTAAAGAAGGGAGCCGTGAAGATCAGTATCTGGGAAGCTGTGAATCATGTAGTGAAGTTTCATAAG GCTGGTTTTTGTTGA